One window of Candidatus Mycobacterium wuenschmannii genomic DNA carries:
- a CDS encoding Zn-ribbon domain-containing OB-fold protein, whose translation MTTSQSSPVQIDTHQKVLSAPLKLSFDYTRSVGPTLSEFFTALRERRIVGARGSDGRVYVPPAEYDPVTYERLTEIVPVESVGTVLSWTWQSEPLEGQPLDHPFAWALIKLDGADVPLLHAVDAGSSDAISSGTRVHVHWADEPAGAITDIAHFALGDEAETVPDTKDDREPVTIQVTPSSIEIQHTASLPETAFLRGLEEGKLLGARTGETGKVYFPPKEADPATGLELDNFIELPDKGTVTTFAIINIPFAGQRIKPPYVAAYVLLDGADIAFLHLIQEIDAAEVRMGMRVEAVWKPREEWGLGIDNIEYFKPTGEPDADYDTYKHHL comes from the coding sequence GTGACCACCAGCCAAAGCAGCCCGGTGCAGATCGATACCCATCAGAAGGTTCTCTCGGCGCCTCTGAAGCTGTCGTTCGACTACACCCGTTCAGTGGGCCCCACCCTCAGTGAATTCTTCACCGCCCTGCGCGAGCGACGCATCGTCGGAGCCCGGGGATCGGACGGCAGGGTCTACGTCCCGCCCGCCGAGTACGACCCCGTCACCTATGAACGGTTGACCGAGATCGTCCCTGTCGAGAGCGTCGGCACGGTGCTGTCGTGGACGTGGCAGTCGGAACCCCTTGAGGGACAACCGCTGGACCACCCGTTCGCTTGGGCGCTGATCAAGCTCGACGGCGCCGACGTCCCACTGCTGCACGCGGTGGACGCGGGATCGTCCGATGCGATCAGCAGCGGCACCAGGGTGCACGTGCACTGGGCCGACGAGCCCGCCGGTGCGATCACCGATATCGCCCACTTCGCGTTGGGCGACGAGGCCGAAACGGTGCCTGACACCAAGGACGACCGCGAGCCGGTGACTATTCAGGTGACGCCGAGCAGCATCGAAATCCAGCACACCGCTTCACTTCCCGAGACGGCGTTCCTGCGCGGCCTCGAAGAGGGCAAGCTGCTGGGAGCCCGGACCGGCGAGACCGGCAAGGTCTATTTCCCGCCGAAGGAAGCCGACCCGGCGACCGGCCTGGAGCTCGACAACTTCATCGAGCTACCGGACAAGGGCACGGTGACGACGTTCGCGATCATCAACATCCCGTTCGCCGGCCAGCGCATCAAGCCGCCGTACGTCGCGGCCTACGTGCTGCTCGACGGCGCGGATATCGCCTTCCTGCACCTGATTCAGGAGATCGACGCCGCCGAGGTCCGGATGGGCATGCGGGTCGAGGCGGTGTGGAAGCCCCGTGAGGAGTGGGGCCTCGGCATCGACAACATCGAGTACTTCAAGCCGACCGGCGAACCCGACGCCGACTACGACACCTACAAACACCACCTCTAA
- a CDS encoding thiolase domain-containing protein: MTFRDVAVVGFAHAPHVRRTDGTTNGVEMLMPCFHSLYEELGLQQTDIGFWCSGSSDYLAGRAFSFISAIDSIGAVPPINESHVEMDAAWALYEAYIKLLTGEVDTALVYGFGKSSAGTLRRVLALQTDPYTVAPLWPDAVSMAGLQARFGLDSGKWTAEQMAQVALDSFAASERTDSEKPAKSIDELLARPYFADPLRRHDIAPITDGAAAIVLAAGDKARELRKNPAWITGIEHRIETPVLGARDLTTSPSTETSARAATGGDAGSIEIAEIYAPFTHQQLILTEAIGLPSSTKVNPSGGALAANPMFSAGLERIGFAAQHIFDGSAGRVLAHATSGPALQQNLVAVLEGK, encoded by the coding sequence GTGACATTTCGCGATGTAGCTGTCGTCGGCTTCGCTCATGCGCCGCATGTGCGCCGCACCGACGGCACCACCAACGGCGTCGAGATGCTGATGCCGTGTTTCCACTCGCTCTACGAAGAACTCGGCCTGCAGCAGACCGACATCGGCTTCTGGTGTTCCGGATCCTCGGATTACCTTGCCGGCCGGGCTTTCTCGTTCATTTCCGCGATCGACTCGATCGGAGCTGTCCCGCCGATCAACGAGTCACACGTCGAGATGGACGCCGCATGGGCACTGTATGAGGCCTACATCAAACTGCTGACCGGCGAGGTCGACACGGCGCTGGTGTATGGCTTCGGCAAGTCCTCGGCGGGCACGCTGCGCAGAGTCCTTGCGCTGCAAACCGACCCATACACCGTCGCGCCGCTGTGGCCGGACGCGGTGTCGATGGCCGGCCTGCAGGCCCGCTTCGGCCTGGACTCCGGAAAGTGGACCGCCGAGCAGATGGCCCAAGTCGCACTCGACTCCTTCGCCGCGTCCGAGCGCACCGACTCCGAGAAGCCGGCCAAGAGCATCGACGAGTTGCTGGCCCGGCCGTACTTCGCGGATCCGCTTCGGCGACATGACATTGCACCGATCACCGACGGCGCGGCTGCGATCGTGCTGGCCGCCGGCGACAAGGCCCGCGAGTTGCGCAAGAACCCGGCGTGGATCACCGGCATAGAGCACCGCATCGAAACCCCGGTCCTCGGCGCGCGCGATCTGACCACCTCGCCGTCGACCGAGACTTCGGCCAGGGCGGCGACGGGCGGCGACGCGGGTTCGATCGAGATCGCCGAGATCTATGCGCCGTTCACGCATCAGCAGCTCATCCTCACCGAGGCGATCGGTCTGCCGTCGTCGACGAAGGTCAACCCGTCGGGCGGCGCGCTGGCCGCCAACCCGATGTTCTCCGCTGGGCTGGAGCGCATCGGCTTTGCGGCGCAACACATTTTCGACGGGTCGGCCGGACGGGTGCTCGCGCATGCGACCAGCGGGCCGGCATTGCAACAGAATCTCGTCGCCGTGCTGGAAGGGAAATAG
- a CDS encoding thiolase domain-containing protein, whose protein sequence is MAGQLAAVLGTGQTKYVAKRQDVSMNGLVREAIDKALADSGSTMDDIDAVVVGKAPDFFEGVMMPELFMADAVGATNKPLIRVHTAGSVGGSTGVVATSLVQSGKYRRVLAMAWEKQSESNAMWALSIPVPFTKPVGAGAGGYFAPHVRTYIRRSGAPTHIGAMVAVKDRLNGAKNPLAHLHQPDITVDKVMQSQMLWDPIRFDETCPSSDGACAVVIGNEEIADKRVADGNPVAWIHATALRTEPLAYAGRDQANPQAGRDAAKALWKAAGITSPIDEIDCAEIYVPFSWFEPMWLENLGFAAEGEGWKLTEAGETAIGGKIPLNASGGVLSSNPIGASGLIRFAEAAIQVMGKAGDHQVQGARKALGHAYGGGSQYYSMWVVGADKK, encoded by the coding sequence ATGGCAGGCCAGTTGGCTGCGGTGCTCGGCACCGGGCAGACGAAATACGTCGCCAAGCGTCAGGACGTCTCGATGAACGGCCTGGTTCGCGAGGCCATCGACAAGGCATTGGCGGACTCCGGTTCGACGATGGACGACATCGACGCGGTGGTCGTCGGCAAGGCGCCCGACTTCTTCGAGGGCGTCATGATGCCGGAGCTGTTCATGGCCGACGCCGTGGGAGCGACCAACAAGCCGCTGATCCGAGTGCACACCGCCGGTTCGGTCGGCGGGTCGACCGGCGTGGTGGCGACCAGCCTCGTGCAGTCGGGCAAGTACCGGCGCGTGCTGGCGATGGCGTGGGAGAAGCAGTCCGAGTCAAATGCCATGTGGGCGTTGAGCATTCCGGTGCCATTCACTAAGCCGGTAGGAGCGGGCGCGGGCGGCTACTTCGCACCCCACGTCCGCACCTACATCCGTCGCTCCGGTGCGCCCACGCACATCGGCGCCATGGTCGCGGTCAAGGACCGGCTCAATGGCGCCAAGAACCCGTTGGCACATTTGCATCAGCCGGACATCACCGTCGACAAGGTGATGCAGTCCCAGATGCTCTGGGACCCCATCCGATTCGACGAGACCTGCCCGTCGTCGGACGGCGCCTGCGCCGTGGTGATCGGCAACGAGGAGATCGCCGACAAGCGCGTCGCCGACGGGAACCCGGTGGCCTGGATCCACGCCACCGCGCTGCGCACCGAACCGTTGGCGTATGCCGGCCGCGACCAGGCCAACCCGCAGGCCGGCCGCGACGCCGCCAAGGCGCTGTGGAAGGCCGCGGGCATCACCAGCCCGATCGACGAGATCGACTGCGCGGAGATCTACGTGCCGTTCTCCTGGTTCGAGCCGATGTGGTTGGAGAACCTGGGATTTGCGGCCGAGGGTGAGGGCTGGAAGCTCACCGAGGCCGGCGAGACCGCGATCGGCGGCAAGATCCCGCTGAACGCCTCCGGTGGTGTGCTGTCGTCCAACCCGATCGGCGCCTCCGGCTTGATCCGGTTCGCCGAGGCGGCCATCCAGGTGATGGGCAAGGCGGGCG